One Mangrovimonas cancribranchiae DNA segment encodes these proteins:
- a CDS encoding O-antigen ligase family protein, giving the protein MRVKFRNYNADNYITLILIHIGMAFALHFFRPIGKLIFIGVFLYFFLKIILVPNQEKVRMVLLGCAYFVGAEVLFRMTKSGLSYEASKYLVILFTLMGIFYRGVSGKGYPYFIYLILLVPAIVVASITLTFDASFRTNIAFVLSGPVCLGIASLFCYDRKVPQKTVLEVLNYMMLPIITTTCYLFLYTPSIKDVLTSTASNSATSGGFGPNQVATVLGLGMFTLVVRLFLRSPGTILKVINLILFGAMTFRAFVTFSRGGVIAAVIVVAAFLWVLFWKSNHHQKNQILVSFFLFVIAALSTWMISSQQTGGLLDKRYANEDALGREKEDVATGRLDLFMEEMEGFVEHPFFGLGASRTKNMRVEAGIGHLPSHNEIGRLLSEHGIMGIITLLILIFAPLSYRSTNKKNIFFYAFLAFWFATINHSGMRIAAPSFIYALALLNVTYEKKPPVYRKQLK; this is encoded by the coding sequence TTGAGAGTTAAGTTTAGAAATTATAATGCCGATAATTACATCACCCTAATTTTAATACATATTGGGATGGCTTTTGCATTGCATTTTTTTCGCCCTATAGGGAAACTTATTTTTATAGGTGTTTTTCTTTACTTTTTTTTAAAAATTATTTTGGTTCCAAATCAAGAAAAGGTGAGAATGGTGCTATTAGGATGTGCGTATTTTGTTGGTGCCGAAGTGCTATTTAGGATGACAAAATCGGGACTTTCTTATGAAGCTTCTAAGTATTTAGTGATTTTATTTACCCTCATGGGCATTTTTTATCGTGGTGTATCTGGAAAAGGATACCCTTATTTTATTTACCTTATTTTATTGGTGCCTGCTATTGTTGTGGCTTCAATTACGTTAACTTTTGATGCCAGTTTTAGAACCAACATCGCGTTTGTATTAAGTGGTCCTGTGTGTTTAGGCATAGCATCCTTGTTTTGTTACGATAGGAAAGTGCCACAAAAAACTGTGTTAGAGGTTTTAAACTATATGATGTTGCCTATTATTACAACCACATGTTATTTGTTTTTATACACGCCCAGTATAAAAGATGTTTTAACAAGTACAGCATCAAATTCGGCTACTTCAGGTGGATTTGGACCAAATCAAGTGGCTACGGTATTAGGGCTAGGGATGTTTACCTTGGTTGTTAGACTCTTTTTACGTTCACCTGGTACCATATTGAAGGTTATTAACCTCATCTTGTTTGGAGCGATGACCTTTAGAGCCTTTGTTACGTTTAGTCGTGGTGGTGTTATTGCGGCAGTAATTGTTGTCGCCGCATTTTTATGGGTGTTGTTTTGGAAGTCAAATCATCATCAAAAAAACCAAATTTTGGTATCTTTTTTCTTATTTGTGATAGCGGCTTTATCTACCTGGATGATTAGTTCGCAGCAAACAGGTGGCTTATTAGATAAGCGATATGCTAATGAAGATGCCTTAGGACGTGAAAAAGAAGATGTGGCCACAGGCCGTTTAGATTTATTTATGGAAGAAATGGAAGGATTTGTAGAACATCCTTTTTTTGGTTTAGGCGCTAGCCGAACAAAAAATATGCGTGTAGAAGCTGGTATTGGGCATTTGCCATCACACAATGAAATTGGGCGTTTATTATCAGAACACGGTATTATGGGGATTATAACCTTACTTATATTAATTTTTGCTCCTTTAAGTTATAGGAGTACCAATAAGAAAAATATTTTTTTCTATGCTTTTTTGGCATTTTGGTTTGCCACTATTAACCATTCTGGTATGCGCATAGCTGCACCTTCTTTTATTTATGCGTTAGCCTTATTAAATGTTACTTATGAAAAAAAGCCTCCTGTATATAGGAAACAACTTAAATAG
- a CDS encoding glycosyltransferase family 4 protein — translation MKKSLLYIGNNLNSKRSNISSIGVLGPMLEAEGITVYYASSKTNKLYRLLDMIWQVLRNRHRVSIVLIDTYSTWNFYYALVISQLCRLLRLCYIPSLNGGNLPMRLQQNPVFCRMIFKPAYKLVSPSIYLKEAFETAGFTPVTYIPNSITLGNYTCYNHDYEQFNLLWVRSFSYIYNPTMAVEVLKTLLDNGYQATLTMVGPDTGDGSLQATKTLAKTLGVAVTFTGKLSKPDWIALAKTHNIFINTTNYDNMPVSVIEAMALGLAVVSTRVGGIPYFLEHLKEAVLVPAENAAVMAKAIVDLKASPENTRHMVQNARSKAENFDWNHVKQDWLQLLQ, via the coding sequence ATGAAAAAAAGCCTCCTGTATATAGGAAACAACTTAAATAGTAAACGAAGCAATATATCGTCTATTGGCGTTTTAGGACCTATGTTAGAAGCAGAAGGAATTACGGTGTATTATGCATCATCGAAAACAAATAAGCTTTACCGGCTGTTGGATATGATATGGCAAGTATTAAGAAATAGGCATCGGGTTTCAATCGTTTTAATAGACACGTATAGTACATGGAATTTTTACTACGCTTTAGTTATTTCGCAATTATGCCGGTTATTGAGATTGTGTTACATACCTAGTTTAAATGGCGGAAATCTTCCAATGCGATTACAGCAAAACCCTGTGTTTTGTCGGATGATTTTTAAACCAGCTTATAAATTAGTGTCTCCTTCAATCTATTTAAAAGAGGCTTTTGAAACTGCAGGATTTACGCCTGTTACTTATATTCCTAATAGTATTACACTTGGCAATTATACATGTTATAATCACGATTACGAACAGTTTAACCTACTGTGGGTACGTTCGTTCTCATATATTTATAACCCAACAATGGCGGTTGAAGTTTTAAAAACACTTTTAGATAATGGATATCAAGCAACCTTAACTATGGTAGGACCAGATACGGGTGATGGTTCTTTACAAGCCACCAAAACCCTTGCTAAAACCTTAGGAGTTGCCGTGACTTTTACTGGAAAACTCTCAAAACCAGACTGGATTGCTTTAGCAAAAACACATAATATATTTATAAATACCACAAATTATGATAACATGCCTGTAAGTGTTATAGAAGCTATGGCTTTAGGATTAGCAGTAGTCTCTACACGCGTAGGTGGTATTCCTTATTTTTTAGAACACTTAAAAGAGGCTGTTTTAGTTCCTGCAGAAAATGCAGCAGTTATGGCAAAAGCAATTGTAGATTTAAAAGCCTCTCCAGAAAATACGCGACACATGGTACAGAACGCCCGTAGTAAAGCCGAAAATTTTGATTGGAATCATGTAAAACAAGATTGGTTGCAGCTTTTACAGTAA
- a CDS encoding exopolysaccharide biosynthesis polyprenyl glycosylphosphotransferase translates to MPVDIHFNISERKILLRIIDILSVLGMLCLISNYFSFDYFTITKENWSWVLVLIIYLSVFGTVFELYDLQKASRTEKTLPNIILTTSTVVLFYLFTPYFTPFLPSNRLQVVYFYLAILFALIAWRLVYINFISKPRFFKKVLIVGETSNIETIVEAFKKADPNYKIIGFINCEERQTSSVKYKGITEYPPEDLHRVIQEEKVSEIVVATYNAEAITPDIYNELITLLEHGFPIKEYTQVYEDMTHRVPVQFVGKDFYKYFPFSRSNKNKFYLFIHRILDMLIALVGTLVGCCLIPLILLGNVFANRGPLFYRQERVGKNGETFKIIKFRTMIKEAEKHGAVWATKDDARVTLFGRFLRNTRIDEFPQFINILKGDMSVIGPRPERPQFIKELAEVIPFYETRHIIKPGLTGWAQVKVRYGASVQDSLVKLQYDLYYIKHRSFMLDANVLLKTLSAVIFFRGQ, encoded by the coding sequence ATGCCTGTAGACATTCATTTTAATATTTCTGAGCGTAAAATTCTCTTAAGAATTATTGATATACTGTCTGTTTTAGGTATGCTATGCCTAATAAGTAATTATTTTTCGTTTGATTACTTTACCATAACGAAAGAAAATTGGTCGTGGGTACTTGTTTTAATTATTTATTTAAGTGTTTTTGGTACTGTTTTCGAGCTTTATGATTTGCAAAAAGCAAGTCGGACAGAAAAAACACTCCCCAATATTATTTTAACTACATCAACGGTGGTTTTATTTTATTTATTCACACCGTATTTCACGCCTTTTTTACCAAGCAATAGATTACAGGTTGTTTATTTTTATCTCGCTATTTTATTTGCTTTAATTGCATGGCGCTTAGTTTATATAAACTTTATTTCGAAACCACGGTTTTTTAAAAAGGTGCTTATTGTAGGCGAAACATCAAACATAGAAACGATTGTTGAAGCATTTAAGAAAGCCGATCCTAACTATAAAATTATAGGGTTTATTAATTGTGAAGAACGCCAAACATCTTCTGTGAAATATAAAGGTATTACCGAATACCCTCCAGAAGATTTACATCGCGTTATACAAGAAGAAAAAGTTTCGGAAATTGTTGTCGCTACCTATAATGCCGAAGCTATTACGCCTGATATTTATAATGAGCTAATTACTTTATTAGAGCATGGTTTTCCTATTAAAGAATACACACAAGTGTATGAAGATATGACGCACCGTGTACCCGTGCAGTTTGTAGGTAAAGATTTTTATAAATACTTCCCTTTTAGCCGTAGTAATAAAAATAAGTTTTACTTATTCATTCATCGAATTCTAGATATGCTAATTGCTTTAGTAGGAACTTTAGTTGGGTGTTGTCTTATTCCGTTAATTCTATTAGGAAATGTGTTTGCCAATCGAGGTCCTTTATTTTACCGTCAAGAACGTGTAGGAAAAAATGGAGAAACGTTTAAGATTATCAAGTTTAGAACCATGATTAAAGAGGCCGAAAAACATGGTGCAGTTTGGGCCACTAAAGACGATGCTAGAGTTACCTTATTTGGACGTTTTTTAAGAAATACAAGAATAGATGAGTTTCCGCAGTTTATTAATATTTTAAAAGGGGATATGAGTGTTATTGGACCGCGACCTGAGCGTCCACAATTTATTAAAGAATTGGCTGAGGTTATTCCTTTTTATGAAACGCGTCATATTATAAAACCAGGCTTAACTGGTTGGGCGCAGGTGAAAGTACGTTATGGGGCTTCTGTACAAGACAGTTTAGTGAAATTACAATACGATTTGTATTATATCAAGCATCGTAGTTTTATGTTGGACGCCAATGTGTTATTAAAAACGTTAAGCGCTGTTATATTTTTTAGAGGGCAATAA
- a CDS encoding DUF4105 domain-containing protein — MKQGYFYFLALVVITSFSVAQTLSPKAEISVLTIGPGQALNDAFGHNAFRIKDPANGLDVTYDYGRFDFNTPNFYLKFASGKLNYAIGKSKYNDIYGFYTWQNRRVEEQKLNLTQPQKQAIYNYLATNYKPENRYYLYDFFYDNCATKIKDVVAETLNHNLQFHAPKDFKPKTFRTLIQENLSWNSWGSVGIDIALGAVIDKTATLEEHMFLPQYINSLFGLATINTNNTSLVTSKQTLYKPKNPKTANVWSIIISPIVVFSLLALIIGYITFQDSKKQSRSIWLDGVIFGITSFIGILLLLLWFATNHQATANNYNLLWASPLSLLALKSVLSQTPKVWVRKYLKFLLICLALLAFHWLTGVQQFALALLPLFVALAYRYIYLINALKDH, encoded by the coding sequence ATGAAACAAGGGTACTTTTATTTTTTAGCATTAGTAGTAATAACATCTTTTTCGGTAGCACAAACGCTATCACCAAAAGCCGAAATTAGCGTCTTAACCATTGGTCCCGGACAAGCTTTAAACGATGCGTTTGGACATAATGCCTTTAGAATTAAAGACCCTGCTAATGGCTTAGATGTGACATACGATTATGGACGCTTTGATTTTAACACTCCTAATTTTTATTTAAAGTTTGCCTCTGGAAAATTAAACTATGCCATAGGAAAATCGAAATACAATGATATTTATGGCTTTTATACATGGCAAAACCGCCGTGTAGAAGAACAAAAACTTAACTTAACACAACCACAAAAACAAGCTATTTACAACTATTTAGCAACCAACTACAAACCTGAAAACCGTTACTATTTATACGATTTCTTTTATGATAATTGTGCCACAAAAATTAAAGATGTCGTTGCCGAAACGTTAAACCATAACTTACAATTTCACGCCCCAAAAGACTTTAAGCCCAAAACCTTTCGTACACTTATTCAAGAGAATTTATCTTGGAACTCTTGGGGAAGTGTAGGTATTGATATTGCTTTAGGTGCTGTTATTGATAAAACAGCCACGCTAGAAGAACACATGTTTTTACCTCAGTATATTAATTCCTTATTTGGTCTAGCCACTATTAATACCAACAACACAAGTTTAGTCACTTCTAAACAAACACTTTACAAACCTAAAAACCCAAAAACAGCAAATGTTTGGTCTATTATAATAAGTCCAATAGTTGTATTTAGTTTATTAGCTCTTATTATAGGTTACATTACTTTTCAAGACAGCAAAAAGCAAAGCCGTAGTATATGGCTAGATGGTGTTATTTTTGGTATCACAAGTTTTATTGGTATCCTACTTTTATTACTTTGGTTTGCTACCAATCATCAAGCCACGGCTAATAATTACAATCTACTATGGGCAAGTCCTTTAAGTTTATTAGCATTAAAATCGGTATTAAGTCAAACACCTAAAGTCTGGGTAAGGAAATACCTTAAGTTTTTACTGATTTGCTTAGCACTTTTAGCATTTCATTGGCTTACTGGCGTTCAACAATTTGCGCTAGCCTTATTACCTTTATTTGTAGCATTGGCATATCGTTACATCTATCTAATAAACGCATTAAAAGACCACTAA
- a CDS encoding PorV/PorQ family protein, with the protein MKTLLTLLTCFVITCSSLGQTVRKYSNEFMNIGVDAAALGMANAVTAHTADVNSGYWNPAGLLHIEDKELALMHSSYFANIANYDYIGFAMPIDDRSSIGISVIRFAVDDILNTTQLIDDQGNINYDRISTFSTADYGVTFSYARQLPLDGLRYGINAKVIRRIIGDFASSWGFGLDAAVQFETKNDWKFGIMARDITTTYNAWSIDEDEFSTIQDAVEGQNQELPETTEITIPKLQLGVSKKFIINYDYSILTELDLNVRFEENNDIISTSFASINPALGLEFGYIDMIFLRGGLGNFQNELEYDNSERLSFQPSMGVGFRYKGIQVDYAFTDIGDQSVALYSNVFSLKLDFSIFR; encoded by the coding sequence TTGAAAACTTTACTAACCTTACTAACGTGTTTTGTAATCACATGTTCCTCTCTGGGACAAACGGTTAGAAAATATTCTAACGAATTTATGAATATTGGTGTAGATGCTGCCGCGCTTGGCATGGCCAATGCAGTTACAGCACATACTGCCGATGTGAATTCTGGATATTGGAATCCCGCTGGTTTGCTACATATAGAAGACAAAGAATTAGCGCTTATGCACTCTAGTTATTTTGCTAATATTGCCAATTACGACTACATAGGATTTGCCATGCCAATTGACGACCGTAGTAGTATAGGAATTTCTGTTATTAGATTTGCGGTTGACGATATTTTAAACACCACACAGCTTATCGACGATCAAGGAAATATTAATTACGACCGTATTAGCACCTTCTCTACAGCCGATTATGGCGTCACATTCTCCTATGCCAGGCAATTGCCTTTAGATGGATTACGATATGGCATTAACGCTAAAGTTATCCGTCGTATTATTGGAGATTTTGCCTCATCGTGGGGATTTGGCTTAGATGCTGCTGTTCAATTTGAAACAAAAAACGATTGGAAGTTTGGTATTATGGCTAGAGATATTACAACTACCTATAATGCTTGGAGTATTGATGAAGATGAATTTTCTACTATACAAGATGCTGTAGAAGGCCAAAACCAGGAACTCCCAGAAACAACCGAAATTACCATTCCTAAATTACAACTTGGAGTCTCGAAAAAATTCATCATTAATTACGACTATTCTATTTTAACCGAACTGGATTTAAATGTACGATTTGAAGAAAACAACGATATTATTTCAACATCATTTGCCAGCATAAACCCAGCTTTAGGCTTAGAATTTGGGTATATCGATATGATTTTTCTTCGTGGTGGTTTAGGGAACTTTCAAAACGAGCTTGAATACGACAATAGCGAGCGCTTAAGTTTTCAACCAAGTATGGGCGTTGGGTTTAGGTATAAAGGTATTCAAGTCGATTACGCTTTTACCGATATTGGTGACCAAAGTGTTGCGCTATACTCCAATGTATTTTCTCTAAAATTAGATTTTAGTATCTTCCGCTAG
- a CDS encoding CDP-alcohol phosphatidyltransferase family protein produces the protein MKKHIPNIITLLNLFCGCLAVVLAVNNNFVAASFFVFAGIFFDFFDGFAARLLGVQSSLGVQLDSLADLVTSGLVPGIVMFRLLTLASDQTALATLSNDWGDAIHWHDFTFAPIALIGFLITLASAYRLAKFNVDEEQQTTFKGLPTPANALLILSLPLIIEFQKSDAMNSIIVNVWFLLGLTLLSSYLLVSPIRLFALKFKDWSFKANGIRYIFIILSVVFLIVFQFAGIPLIILSYIAMSLMANSKQV, from the coding sequence ATGAAAAAGCACATTCCTAATATCATTACATTGTTAAATTTATTTTGTGGCTGTTTGGCAGTGGTATTGGCTGTAAATAATAACTTTGTAGCGGCAAGTTTTTTTGTTTTTGCTGGCATTTTCTTTGATTTTTTTGATGGTTTTGCGGCCAGACTGTTAGGCGTGCAAAGTAGCTTGGGAGTACAACTAGATTCTTTGGCCGATTTGGTAACAAGCGGCTTGGTTCCAGGAATTGTTATGTTTCGATTATTAACTTTAGCAAGCGATCAAACCGCTTTAGCGACCTTATCGAATGATTGGGGAGACGCTATACACTGGCACGACTTTACATTTGCACCCATAGCGTTAATAGGGTTTTTAATAACGTTAGCTTCTGCTTACAGACTAGCTAAATTTAATGTAGATGAAGAACAACAAACAACTTTTAAAGGGTTGCCAACACCAGCTAATGCCTTATTAATTTTGTCGTTGCCGTTAATTATTGAATTCCAAAAAAGCGATGCGATGAATAGTATTATTGTAAATGTTTGGTTTTTATTAGGCCTGACGTTGCTAAGTAGTTATTTGTTGGTAAGTCCTATTCGTTTGTTTGCATTAAAGTTTAAAGACTGGTCGTTTAAGGCCAATGGTATTAGATATATTTTTATCATATTAAGTGTGGTCTTTTTAATTGTTTTTCAATTTGCTGGAATTCCACTAATCATTTTAAGTTATATTGCCATGTCTCTTATGGCTAATTCAAAACAGGTTTAA
- a CDS encoding DUF808 domain-containing protein yields the protein MASGFFALLDDIAALMDDVAVMSKVTTKKTAGILGDDLAVNAEKASGFVSSRELPVLWAITKGSFLNKIIILPIAFLLSAYVPWMVTVILVLGGLYLAYEGAEKIHEYLVPHPKHETHKEANTTDDANTLEKQKVKSAIFTDFILSVEIVIIALGTVMEQTLTVQILVVSIVALIATVGVYGIVALIVRMDDLGLRLVTSSNGQKTIGYHVGQGLIKALPLIVKSLSVIGTIALLLVAGGIFVHNIEALHHIMASWPELIRDFLIGLGVGVLVLLVVSGVKYVIKKFKR from the coding sequence ATGGCATCAGGTTTTTTTGCCCTTTTAGATGATATAGCTGCCCTTATGGACGATGTGGCGGTTATGAGTAAAGTAACTACCAAAAAGACGGCAGGTATTTTAGGCGATGATTTGGCTGTAAATGCCGAAAAAGCTTCAGGTTTTGTTTCTTCCAGAGAACTCCCTGTTTTATGGGCTATTACAAAAGGCTCCTTTTTAAATAAAATAATTATTTTGCCTATTGCTTTTCTGCTTAGTGCTTATGTACCATGGATGGTAACCGTTATTTTAGTTTTGGGCGGATTGTATTTAGCTTATGAAGGTGCAGAGAAAATTCACGAATACCTTGTACCGCATCCTAAACACGAGACACATAAAGAAGCAAATACGACAGATGATGCTAATACTCTTGAAAAGCAGAAAGTGAAATCGGCTATTTTTACCGATTTTATTCTTTCGGTGGAAATTGTTATTATTGCCTTAGGAACTGTTATGGAGCAAACTTTAACAGTACAAATTTTAGTAGTTTCTATTGTAGCTTTAATTGCTACTGTTGGTGTTTATGGTATAGTGGCACTTATTGTTAGAATGGACGATTTAGGGCTAAGATTAGTCACGTCTAGTAATGGCCAAAAAACGATAGGTTATCATGTTGGTCAAGGCTTAATAAAAGCATTGCCGTTAATTGTAAAAAGTTTATCGGTTATAGGAACAATAGCATTATTGTTGGTTGCAGGCGGCATTTTTGTGCATAATATAGAGGCGTTACATCATATCATGGCGTCATGGCCAGAATTAATAAGAGATTTTTTAATAGGATTGGGCGTTGGCGTACTTGTATTACTTGTTGTAAGTGGCGTTAAGTATGTTATTAAAAAGTTTAAAAGATAA
- the lptB gene encoding LPS export ABC transporter ATP-binding protein — protein sequence MKLKAENLMKSYSGRKVVKNVSLEVNQGEIVGLLGPNGAGKTTSFYMIVGLVKPNGGNIFLDQTNITNYPMYKRAQSGIGYLAQEASVFRKLSIEDNILSVLQLTKLSKKEQHMKMEALIEEFGLGHIRKNRGDLLSGGERRRTEIARALATNPSFILLDEPFAGVDPVAVEDIQRIVAQLTEKNIGILITDHNVQETLAITDRTYLMFEGRILKAGKPEELASDEMVRKVYLGQNFELRKKKIRNN from the coding sequence ATGAAGCTAAAAGCCGAAAATTTAATGAAGTCCTATAGCGGACGTAAAGTGGTGAAAAATGTCTCTTTAGAAGTTAATCAAGGAGAGATTGTAGGATTACTTGGGCCTAATGGTGCTGGAAAAACCACGTCTTTTTATATGATTGTAGGCTTAGTGAAACCTAATGGTGGAAACATTTTTCTAGACCAAACCAATATTACCAACTACCCCATGTACAAGCGTGCACAAAGTGGTATTGGGTATTTGGCGCAAGAAGCTTCGGTATTTAGAAAATTGAGTATTGAAGACAATATTTTAAGTGTGCTACAACTTACCAAACTAAGCAAAAAAGAACAGCACATGAAAATGGAAGCGTTAATTGAAGAGTTTGGTTTAGGGCACATACGAAAAAACCGTGGCGACTTATTGTCTGGTGGTGAGCGTCGTCGTACCGAAATTGCACGAGCTCTTGCTACAAACCCTAGTTTTATTTTATTAGATGAACCGTTTGCTGGTGTAGACCCTGTGGCCGTTGAGGATATTCAGCGTATTGTCGCGCAACTTACCGAAAAAAATATAGGGATTCTTATTACCGATCACAATGTGCAAGAAACCTTAGCTATTACCGATAGAACTTACTTAATGTTCGAAGGACGTATTTTAAAAGCAGGAAAACCTGAAGAATTGGCTAGCGACGAAATGGTTCGTAAAGTGTATTTGGGTCAGAATTTTGAATTGCGTAAAAAGAAAATTAGAAATAATTAA
- a CDS encoding carboxymuconolactone decarboxylase family protein, which yields MSDLINDFNAYRSKMNERILEDNNKVLKRIFNLDTNAFYEGALDKKTKELLGLVASTVLRCDDCVKYHLEGSVKAGASKAQIVETLSIATLVGGTIVIPHLRRAYEYLEALEDQR from the coding sequence ATGTCCGATTTAATAAACGATTTTAACGCCTATCGCTCAAAAATGAATGAGCGCATATTAGAGGATAACAATAAAGTACTTAAACGTATTTTTAACCTAGATACCAATGCTTTTTACGAAGGTGCCTTAGATAAAAAAACCAAAGAGTTATTAGGCCTAGTTGCATCTACCGTTTTAAGATGCGACGATTGTGTTAAGTATCACCTAGAAGGTTCTGTAAAAGCAGGAGCTTCCAAGGCTCAAATTGTAGAAACATTAAGTATTGCTACTCTTGTTGGCGGAACCATTGTAATTCCTCACCTAAGAAGAGCTTACGAATACTTAGAAGCTTTAGAAGACCAACGTTAA
- the tatC gene encoding twin-arginine translocase subunit TatC, whose product MAKKQVDDMSFLDHLEDLRWHLIRATVAILMAATVAFIFSRDIFEHIIFAPLDMGFPTYNMLCQTAKLINVDTTFCNDTLPLIIQNRTMAGQFSADIWTAIFSGLVIAFPYVVYQFWRFLSPGLHPNERKHSRGFIIISSLLFFIGVLFGYYIVTPLSINFLVNYNISEMVDNQIDISSYISLVRSSVLASGIIFELPIIIYFLTKIGLVTPQGMKKYRKFALVIVLVLSAIITPPDIASQVIVAIPILVLYQVSIYISKVVVKRDQKQRK is encoded by the coding sequence ATGGCAAAAAAGCAGGTAGACGACATGTCGTTTTTAGACCATCTAGAAGATTTAAGATGGCACCTTATAAGAGCGACAGTAGCCATATTAATGGCAGCAACAGTAGCATTCATTTTTAGTAGGGACATTTTTGAGCATATCATTTTTGCGCCATTAGACATGGGATTCCCTACCTATAACATGCTATGCCAAACAGCAAAATTAATTAATGTAGACACTACATTTTGTAATGACACTTTACCGTTAATTATTCAAAACCGTACCATGGCTGGGCAATTTTCTGCCGATATCTGGACAGCTATTTTTAGCGGATTGGTTATTGCTTTCCCATATGTTGTTTACCAATTTTGGCGCTTTTTAAGCCCTGGTTTACACCCTAACGAACGCAAACACTCTAGAGGGTTTATCATTATTTCCTCTTTACTATTTTTTATAGGTGTTTTATTTGGGTATTACATTGTAACACCATTATCTATAAATTTCTTAGTCAATTACAATATCTCCGAAATGGTAGATAACCAAATTGATATTAGCTCATATATTTCATTAGTACGTTCTTCGGTATTGGCTTCTGGAATTATTTTCGAGCTTCCTATCATTATCTATTTTTTAACAAAAATAGGCTTGGTAACACCCCAAGGCATGAAAAAGTATAGAAAATTCGCCTTAGTTATTGTACTCGTGTTATCGGCCATTATTACACCGCCAGATATTGCCAGTCAAGTTATTGTAGCCATTCCTATACTAGTGCTATACCAAGTAAGTATTTATATTTCTAAAGTAGTTGTAAAACGCGATCAAAAACAACGCAAATAA
- a CDS encoding KpsF/GutQ family sugar-phosphate isomerase produces MNNKNSIIKTAQNTIIEESNAVRHLSSLIDDDFVKIVELIYSSKGRVVITGIGKSAIIATKIVATLNSTGTPAVFMHAADAIHGDLGLILEDDVVICISKSGNTPEIKVLVPLIKNAKNNMIALTGNKDSFLGQQADYILNAFVEKEVCPNNLAPTTSTTAQLVMGDALAVCLLELRGFSSKDFAKYHPGGALGKKLYLRVSDLSEVNQKPKVTPETSLKDVIIEISEKMLGVTAVVENNKITGIITDGDLRRMLSKTDDFLALKASNIMGTNPKRIHAEALAVDAMELMEENGISQLLVEDNDGNYAGVVHVHDLIKEGII; encoded by the coding sequence TTGAACAATAAAAATTCCATCATTAAAACGGCACAAAATACTATTATTGAAGAGAGTAATGCCGTACGCCACTTATCGAGTTTAATTGATGATGACTTTGTAAAAATAGTCGAATTAATTTACAGCTCAAAAGGTCGGGTTGTTATTACAGGTATTGGAAAAAGTGCCATTATTGCTACAAAAATTGTGGCAACCCTTAACTCTACTGGGACACCTGCTGTTTTTATGCACGCTGCCGATGCGATTCATGGTGATTTAGGATTAATTTTAGAAGACGACGTTGTTATTTGTATTTCTAAAAGTGGTAATACGCCTGAAATTAAAGTTTTAGTACCTCTTATTAAAAATGCTAAAAATAACATGATTGCATTAACAGGCAATAAAGATTCTTTTTTAGGGCAACAAGCCGATTATATTTTAAATGCATTTGTAGAGAAAGAGGTTTGCCCAAATAATTTAGCCCCAACTACTAGCACAACAGCACAGTTGGTTATGGGCGATGCGCTAGCGGTTTGCTTATTAGAACTTAGAGGGTTTTCTAGTAAAGACTTTGCAAAATACCATCCTGGAGGTGCTTTAGGAAAAAAATTATATTTACGCGTAAGTGATTTATCTGAAGTAAACCAAAAACCTAAAGTAACCCCAGAAACATCCTTAAAAGATGTTATTATAGAAATTTCTGAAAAAATGTTAGGTGTTACAGCCGTTGTTGAAAACAATAAAATTACAGGTATTATTACCGATGGCGATTTAAGACGTATGCTTAGTAAAACCGATGATTTTTTAGCCTTAAAAGCTAGTAATATTATGGGCACCAACCCCAAACGTATTCACGCCGAAGCTCTAGCCGTAGACGCCATGGAACTTATGGAGGAAAACGGTATTTCGCAATTACTTGTTGAAGATAATGACGGGAATTATGCTGGTGTGGTACATGTACACGATTTAATAAAAGAAGGCATTATATAA